DNA sequence from the Pseudomonadota bacterium genome:
TCGCGCACCAGGAACTCATAGCGGGCGCCGTCGGTCGACTGGCGGATGGTGCAGAGCAGCTGCGTCACCCGTCTCAATTTGGAGCGCCACGGGTGGGAATCCTGCGCCGTTGACGGCCGGAAGGATTGAGGCCCCAGAACCGAAAGATCGCGTGGACGTGCGTTTTATTCGCGTGACTGTGACCTGCCTGGTGCTCGCCGCGTCGGCCTGGTTGTCGACGGCGTCTTCGGCGCGCGCGCAAGCGCCGCTGTTCTGGACCTTTGCAGAGCAGAAGGGTGATGTGAGATTCTTTCCTGCCGCAGGGGCCCAGGTGCAGTGGTTGGTCGACCCGACGGACAAGAACAGCATCGTGGTGCTCGGTCGCAGCGGGGGGCTGAAGAGCACAGTGGCCAAGCCGTATAAGGTGATAGAGCCGAAGCTCGATGACGAGGCCGTTGTAGTGGTGCCCCGAAGGCTCGCGGAGTTGCGCGAGAGATGTCAGACTGAAGGGAAGCCGTTTCCAGAGACCTTCACGGTGAAGTTCGTGCGCAATGGGTACGAACTCAAGGTCGTGGACGTTCCGTCGCGCCTCTTCGGTAACGGACAGCCGCGCTTTCCGCCCGATGATGCAAAGTTCATCCCGCTCGTGCCGAAGAAGGTCAGCGTCGATGTTGTCACCGATCCGCCTGGCGCCGAGGTGCGTCTCGGAGGACCAACGGGTTACCTGCTCGGCGACGCAGACAAGCGTCTCGATCTGTGGCTGCCGTGGGTTACGACCGAAGAGGGACAGTGGGAGAATAGCTGCTCCTTCGCGTTCACACGCCAAGACTATGTCGCGGCGCAGGAGAAGCTCGACTTCAACAATGGCGGGTTCCAGAAGGACTTTCGGTATCCCGAGAGCGGCGCCGTCACGTTGAAGCCGTCCTCCAACTGGGTCGCCCTTCGTGATGGGCTGCGACGTCACGCCCTGCTCATCGGTGCAGGCCTCGTGCTTCTGGCCGTCGGTTCAGCCGCGCTTCGGGTCTCGCTGCGCCGACGCCAGGCAATGGAGAGGGCCCTGCTCGAGGAGAACGAGCGCCTGCGCGAGGTTCCCGTGCCATCGCTGCCCGTGCTCGGTGATCGCTGGGAGCTGGGGAGCAAGATCGGCCAGGGTGGGTCAGCCACGGTCTTTCTGGCCACCGACCTGCAATCTCCGCGTCGCGAGGCGGTGGCGGTGAAGATCCTCGACGACGACGCGGCGGAAGAGGAGGCCGAGCGCAAGCGGTTCGAGCGCGAGGTGAGCATCTCGTGCCGGCTCTCGCACCCCAACATCGTGCGCATCATCGACTATGACGGGGAGCGCGATCAGCCCTATCTCGTCATGGAGCTTCTCGAGGGCCAGCCCCTGCGCCGCAGGCTGAGCGACGGGCCGCTCGCGCCGGACGAGTTCCGCACAATCTTCCGGGCGGTTCTCGACGCCATGCGCTACGCCCACGAACAGGGCGTGGTGCATCGCGATCTCAAGCCGGAGAACGTGATTCTCACCCGCAAGGGCCAGCCCAAGATCGTCGACTTCGGCATCGCGCGTGGTCAGCTCTTCGCCACCGTCACCACCACGGGGCGTACCGTGGGCACGTTTGCCTACCTGCCGCCGGAGCGCTTCGTGGCCGCCGTCACCGATGACCCGCGATCTGATCAGTACGCCCTCGGCGTGCTGGGATACGAGCTGCTGGCCGGTCGACGGCCGTGGCCCGATCAGATGCTGGGAGACGTGATGCTCGGCATCGTGCAGACCCGTCCGGAGCACCTGTCGCTCATTCGCAGCGACCTCCCCCCGCGGCTTCCCGAGGTGATCGAACGCTTGATGCACCTCGAGCTCGAGGCCCGCTACAGCGACCTTCGCGAGGCGCTGGAGGCGTTCGACGCGGCCTGGCCGGACGGCGTCTGAGCGGTCGTCATGCACCGCGATAAAAAAACATCAAGAATTTTTCCGGGTCGCCTGCAAATCATCTCCCCCCCCGCGTCATATACAGCGTACACGGTGGAAACGCCGCCGTGACCCAGGTCATCGACCTCCACGCCGAGTGTGCGGCATCAGCCGCGCCTCCCCGTGTGATGACTCTGGTCCCCTCTCTCCTCAAGCTCTCTTCTTTCGGCGTCCGCTCCGCGGACGCCGTCTTCATTTCCGTGACCCAGGCGATGACGCGACGCAGCCCCTCTTAGAGAGACGCCCGCGATCACGAATCGTGCAGGTAGACCACCCGCTCGATGTCTCGCGTCTCTTCCGCGTTCGTCACGGCTTTGCGAACGAGGGTCAGCTTGATGGTGAGCTCGTTCGATACATGTTCCTCCGGGGCCGTGGTGGTGATCTCGAGACGGGTCACGTCGCTACCGAGCAATCGCTGATCATCGCACGGGGAGGAGTCGCTGATGAGGAGGCGGAGCTCATCGTCGGTGGGGCGGAAGCCCTCCACGGTACCCACCTCGTGATCTCCGCCGAACGTGGGCGGAGGGTTCCATCGGCGCCGGGTGAGGGTGTGTCGCTCCTTGTGCCAGTCGTACACCACGAGCTCCTTGTTGAAGGCCAGGATGCCGGTGTTGTCGAGACCCTCGATGGGGTGCAGCGACAGGACGGTGTGGGGAGACCCTTCGGTTGCGTTGACCCAGCGGATCCCCGGGATGGTGGTGCGCCGGATGTCGCTTTCCATGAGCGACATGATGGCTACCGCGGCCTCGTGCACCTGCGCCTGGGTGGTGAGCTGCATCGACTTGCGCGATGAGCTCTGCAGCTGCGTGTAGAGCATGGCCAGCAGCAGCAGGAACAGGGGCATCGTGATGATGACCTCCTGCAGCGTCATGAAGCCGCGTCGACGGCTACTGCGGCACATTGAGGACATACAGGCCGTGCTTCACGAGCTTGACCTCATCGTTGCGCTCTTTCCACTGCACCGTCACCAGCACCTCGAGCACTGACTTCTCTGCTTCCGGGATGTCAGCCACATCGTTCACCTCGCACGCCCAGTGGTAGGTGATGCCATCGTGCTCCTCGCCGTGTCCGTCGTCGTCGTATCCGACGCCGCGCTTGCTCCACAGGAAGTCGAACGACCCGGAGCGGGCCCGCTCGAGCACGTTCTGGGCGATCTGGTCGGCCACCAGCATGCGATCGCCGCGGCGCATCGTATACAGCGACATGGGGTAGAGGTTGATGAGCACGATCACCACGATCGACACGACGAACGTGCAGATGATGAGCTCGAACAGCGAGAATCCGCGGCGCATTGCGGAGCAGGTTCGACAGCGGGCGGGGCGGTTTCCCGCCTCAGGGGTGAGGCGCAGGGCTCCCCGACGCGCCGGGCAGGCCGAACACCTTGAGCAGCCGATCGCGGTTGGCATCGACGGACTGGTTCGAGCCGTCGAGGGAGTTGATGGTGGTCTGTGAGAGGTCGATGCGCGGGCTGAACACCCGGTTGTGCACCTCCTGGCACAAAGCGCGCGCGGTCTCACTGGCGTCGGCGGTCTCCGGAACCGAGGCGCGCGCGAGCACGGTCTGGTCGGCACCGAGAA
Encoded proteins:
- a CDS encoding serine/threonine protein kinase gives rise to the protein MTCLVLAASAWLSTASSARAQAPLFWTFAEQKGDVRFFPAAGAQVQWLVDPTDKNSIVVLGRSGGLKSTVAKPYKVIEPKLDDEAVVVVPRRLAELRERCQTEGKPFPETFTVKFVRNGYELKVVDVPSRLFGNGQPRFPPDDAKFIPLVPKKVSVDVVTDPPGAEVRLGGPTGYLLGDADKRLDLWLPWVTTEEGQWENSCSFAFTRQDYVAAQEKLDFNNGGFQKDFRYPESGAVTLKPSSNWVALRDGLRRHALLIGAGLVLLAVGSAALRVSLRRRQAMERALLEENERLREVPVPSLPVLGDRWELGSKIGQGGSATVFLATDLQSPRREAVAVKILDDDAAEEEAERKRFEREVSISCRLSHPNIVRIIDYDGERDQPYLVMELLEGQPLRRRLSDGPLAPDEFRTIFRAVLDAMRYAHEQGVVHRDLKPENVILTRKGQPKIVDFGIARGQLFATVTTTGRTVGTFAYLPPERFVAAVTDDPRSDQYALGVLGYELLAGRRPWPDQMLGDVMLGIVQTRPEHLSLIRSDLPPRLPEVIERLMHLELEARYSDLREALEAFDAAWPDGV
- a CDS encoding prepilin-type N-terminal cleavage/methylation domain-containing protein, coding for MRRGFSLFELIICTFVVSIVVIVLINLYPMSLYTMRRGDRMLVADQIAQNVLERARSGSFDFLWSKRGVGYDDDGHGEEHDGITYHWACEVNDVADIPEAEKSVLEVLVTVQWKERNDEVKLVKHGLYVLNVPQ